One Clavelina lepadiformis chromosome 1, kaClaLepa1.1, whole genome shotgun sequence genomic region harbors:
- the LOC143466576 gene encoding ataxin-1-like isoform X2, producing the protein MADEPSAAAQNNGLYPAHFKKGALIQLATGEIKCVEDLTMEDFQKSTESSTDLKLDISTVIKITIDGQRQLALLCFVVGNEKLQDIFLQLDNC; encoded by the exons ATGGCTGATGAACCTTCTGCTGCAGCTCAGAATAACGGTTTATATCCTGCTCATTTCAAGAAAG GTGCTCTTATTCAACTGGCAACTGGTGAGATAAAATGTGTGGAAGATTTGACAATGgaagattttcaaaaaagtacgGAGTCAAGCACGGATTTGAAGCTGGATATTAGTACAGTAATCAAAATAACAATTGATGGCCAACGCCAATTAGCACTtctatgttttgttgttggcAACGAGAAACTACAG GATATATTTCTGCAATTAGATAACTGTTGA
- the LOC143466576 gene encoding ataxin-1-like isoform X1: protein MADEPSAAAQNNGLYPAHFKKGALIQLATGEIKCVEDLTMEDFQKSTESSTDLKLDISTVIKITIDGQRQLALLCFVVGNEKLQITVEAPLEHPFLVYGKGWSSVNPKMSDKRYNLPCKQLNVGDICASLMLKPNSEEQPLGL, encoded by the exons ATGGCTGATGAACCTTCTGCTGCAGCTCAGAATAACGGTTTATATCCTGCTCATTTCAAGAAAG GTGCTCTTATTCAACTGGCAACTGGTGAGATAAAATGTGTGGAAGATTTGACAATGgaagattttcaaaaaagtacgGAGTCAAGCACGGATTTGAAGCTGGATATTAGTACAGTAATCAAAATAACAATTGATGGCCAACGCCAATTAGCACTtctatgttttgttgttggcAACGAGAAACTACAG ATAACTGTTGAAGCACCGTTGGAGCACCCATTTTTGGTTTATGGTAAAGGTTGGTCATCAGTGAACCCTAAAATGTCAGACAAGAGATACAACCTTCCATGTAAGCAACTTAATGTCGGTGATATATGTGCGTCTTTGATGCTTAAGCCAAACTCTGAGGAGCAACCACTGGGTTTGTAA
- the LOC143459226 gene encoding uncharacterized protein LOC143459226 — MHYFVVVSAAIFFCLGNVFAIDGINYGNGTQNVTIPVNDTQQEVDSAVKVTVLNNSTKEATNLTESLLNDETENCWEANMRLSIAMIILSGFFAIGLSVYLRRSGHCRFRGSYENTELKGLANAAPQY; from the exons atgcattatttcGTCGTGGTTAGTGCTGCAATATTTTTTTGCCTTGGAAATGTATTTGCGATAGACGGAATCAATTATGGAAACG GGACACAAAATGTAACAATTCCAGTCAATGACACCCAGCAAGAAGTTGACTCGGCCGTCAAAGTTACTGTGTTAAATAATTCAACGAAAGAAGCAACAAATCTCACTGAAAGTTTACTTAACGATGAAACTGAAAATTGCTGGGAGGCAAACATGCGCTTGTCTATAGCTATGATTATCCTGAGTGGATTTTTTGCTATAGGCTTGTCGGTTTATCTTCGAAGAAGCGGTCACTGCCGATTTAGGGGAAGCTACGAAAACACCGAGTTGAAAGgacttgcaaatgcagcaccacAATACTGA
- the LOC143450687 gene encoding lysosomal alpha-glucosidase-like: MGALHILWKLQLILCFTQFGKYYVSASDSVCDSVCDIKTKWRVDCYPETVPSVEQNCESRGCCYKPVMGNDNVPWCYYPSNYASYSLSKISNTSYGYTGLLNIQSPSPKHYGKEISWLSLDVIFERKDRLHFRLRDANNSRYEVPISTPIVKKAADYPFMYDLKLEHDKFGIIIKRKSSGTVLFNSTIAPLIYFDQFLQISTSLPSTNVYGLGERHEDLLIDTNWKRLKFWARDQPPHENANLYGDHPLYIAVEDDGNAHGVFLLNSNAKEIELQPAPALTWRMVGGIMDFYVLLGPTPEMVVQQYTSIVGKPFLPPYWSLGFHLCRWGYESSNNTWDIVKKMRAASIPQDVQWNDIDYMSKYLDFTYDPVAFDTLPNLVSDLHQNNQHYVMIIDPGISDTQSSGSYSAYDDGIATNIFINDSRTLKPIEGVVWPGKTVFPDFTHPAIDVYWEKQLRMYHSKVPFDGVWIDMNEPSNFVHGSTSSCPNNLYENPPYVPHVNGHSLADRTLCSSSKHFKYYHYDVHSLTGLFEMKATSKALINIRKKRPFIISRSTFPSAGLYGGHWSGDIVSTWHDLKQSIASLVNFNMFGVPLVGADICGFGGDTTEELCIRWMQLGSFYPFSRNHNALTSSGQAPVDFSQETQDIMRKTLNLRYSLLPYLYSLFFSAHATGGTVAKALFFEFPLDKIALKIDTQFMWGNALLISPVLEEKASSVRAYFPKGNWYYLTGVFGKPIKTEGEWINIDAPLSNIPLHIRGGCIIPSQYPAITTAESRRNPLSLLVAPDEFGIAKGELYWDDGDSLDTLESNLFMHVLFTLKDNKLTSHVVSALRDEELVLSKVTVLNVHTPITAVYVNNIRETFQIGEFNILQFGCSLNLSKSFHIKWQ; this comes from the exons ATGGGAGCACTCCATATTCTATGGAAACTTCAGCTCATACTTTGCTTTACTCAGTTTGGAAAGTATTATGTGTCAGCATCTGATTCAGTATGTGATTCAGTATGTGATATAAAGACTAAGTGGAG agTTGATTGTTATCCTGAAACAGTTCCATCCGTTGAACAAAATTGTGAATCAAGAGGTTGCTGTTACAAACCAGTTATGGGTAATGACAATGTGCCATGGTGTTATTACCCTTCGAATTACGCCTCTTATTCATTGTCAAAAATATCT AACACTTCTTATGGATACACTGGTCTGCTGAATATACAATCGCCATCCCCAAAGCATTATGGAAAAGAAATTTCCTGGCTTTCCTTGGATGTAATATTTGAAAGGAAGGATCGTTTACACTTCCGTCTACGTGATGCAAACAACAGTAGATATGAAGTACCAATTTCTACTCCGATTGTCAAGAAAGCTGCTGATTATCCATTTATGTATGATCTGAAGTTAGAACATGACAAATTTGGTATAATTATCAAGAGGAAATCTAGTGGaacagttttgtttaattctaCCATTGCTCctttgatttattttgacCAGTTCCTGCAG ATTTCTACCAGTTTGCCGTCTACCAATGTATATGGTCTTGGTGAAAGACATGAGGATCTCTTGATTGATACCAACTGGAAACGACTGAAATTTTGGGCAAGAGACCAACCTCCTCACGAAAATGCGAATCTATATGGTGACCATCCACTTTATATTGCTGTAGAAGATGATGGGAATGCCCATGGGGTATTTCTATTAAACAgcaatgcaaaagaaataGAATTACAACCAGCACCTGCCCTTACTTGGCGAATGGTTGGAG GCATAATGGATTTCTATGTACTGTTGGGTCCTACTCCTGAGATGGTTGTTCAACAGTATACTTCGATAGTTGGTAAGCCTTTTCTTCCACCATATTGGTCACTTGGATTCCATTTGTGTCGTTGGGGTTACGAAAGCTCAAATAATACCTGGGACATAGTGAAAAAGATGAGAGCTGCATCCATACCACAG GATGTTCAGTGGAATGACATTGACTACATGTCTAAATATCTTGACTTCACATATGATCCCGTGGCATTTGATACTTTGCCAAATTTGGTCAGTGATCTTCATCAAAACAATCAACATTATGTGATGATTATCGATCCTGGAATATCAGATACTCAGAGTAGTGGGTCATATTCAGCATATGATGATGGTATTGCAACCAACATTTTCATTAATGACAGTAGAACACTTAAGCCCATCGAAGGAGTGGTATGGCCTGGAAAAACAGTTTTTCCTGACTTCACACATCCAGCTATAGACGTGTATTGGGAAAAACAGTTACGTATGTACCATTCTAAAGTACCATTTGATGGTGTGTGGATTGATATGAATGAGCCATCCAACTTTGTTCATGGTTCCACATCCAGTTGTCCAAACAATTTATATGAAAACCCTCCATATGTTCCCCATGTTAATGGACACTCACTTGCTGATAGGACCTTGTGTTCAtcatcaaaacattttaagtacTATCATTATGACGTGCACAGTTTAACAGGACTTTTTGAGATGAAGGCAACTAGCAaagctctaataaacattaggAAGAAAAGACCATTCATCATATCACGTTCAACATTTCCTAGTGCTGGTTTATATGGAGGTCACTGGAGTGGTGATATTGTTAGCACTTGGCATGACTTAAAGCAATCTATAGCATCACTGGTTAATTTTAACATGTTTGGTGTCCCATTAGTAGGTGCTGACATATGTGGCTTTGGTGGTGATACCACGGAGGAACTATGCATCAGGTGGATGCAACTTGGTTCATTTTATCCATTTAGTAGAAATCATAATGCTTTAACTTCATCCGGCCAAGCTCCAGTTGATTtttctcaagaaacacaagaTATCAtgcgaaagacacttaatttACGCTATTCACTGTTACCTTATCTTTATTCCCTCTTTTTTTCAGCACATGCAACTGGAGGAACAGTAgcaaaagctttgttttttgaatttccgtTAGATAAAATAGCATTGAAAATTGACACACAATTTATGTGGGGTAATGCTTTACTTATTTCACCTGTGTTAGAGGAAAAGGCAAGTAGTGTCCGCGCTTACTTTCCCAAAGGCAATTGGTACTACCTCACTGGCGTCTTTGGTAAGCCTATTAAAACTGAAGGGGAGTGGATTAACATAGATGCTCCACTAAGTAATATTCCACTTCACATTAGAGGTGGTTGTATTATTCCATCACAATACCCTGCAATCACCACCGCAGAAAGTCGACGTAATCCACTGTCATTACTAGTTGCTCCTGATGAGTTTGGTATAGCAAAAGGTGAATTATATTGGGATGATGGAGATAGCTTAGATACTTTGGAAAGTAACTTGTTCATGCATGTGCTCTTTACTTTGAAAGATAACAAGCTAACATCACATGTTGTGAGTGCTTTACGCGATGAAGAACTTGTCCTGTCAAAAGTGACAGTGTTGAATGTGCATACTCCTATTACTGCAGTGTATGTAAATAACATAAGAGAGACATTTCAGATTGGTGAATTTAATATTCTGCAATTTGGTTGTTCACTGAATTTGAGCAAATCATTTCATATAAAATGGCAATGA
- the LOC143450769 gene encoding uncharacterized protein LOC143450769, translated as MSTVSDSSADVQIDEITSVTEMIPDSPDSPVQQSSPAPYVPIVRPGEQGAPAPMPQSADLADIQATVLQPVHRLFRPFKTTVTMPTLAVPAPPTTSAEDLLLWFQQLDELFQLVPDFEFMSKILTMVAATPAFHMAPLMKYISNGVTDKTLEYEQFKQFLHARLILEIPSNM; from the coding sequence ATGTCGACGGTATCTGATTCCTCCGCTGACGTTCAAATTGACGAAATCACTTCAGTTACTGAGATGATTCCCGACTCACCCGATTCACCGGTTCAACAATCATCTCCCGCTCCGTATGTGCCGATCGTCAGACCTGGGGAGCAAGGCGCTCCTGCCCCCATGCCCCAGAGCGCTGATCTAGCAGATATACAAGCTACGGTGTTACAACCAGTACATAGACTATTTCGGCCGTTTAAAACAACCGTTACAATGCCGACCCTTGCGGTTCCTGCGCCGCCAACCACTTCGGCTGAGGATCTACTACTTTGGTTCCAGCAGCTGGATGAACTGTTCCAGCTGGTTCCTGATTTTGAGTTTATGAGCAAAATCCTTACCATGGTAGCAGCCACACCTGCTTTCCACATGGCCCCCTTGATGAAGTATATATCCAACGGGGTTACGGACAAAACCCTGGAATACGAacagttcaaacaatttttgcatgcccGGTTAATCTTGGAGATACCCTCCAACATGTAG